In a genomic window of Desulfopila inferna:
- a CDS encoding bacteriohemerythrin: MKLQWKDAYSVGNEKLDEQHKHWINLYNQLDDVMTGNSRGELGATRSGILQKISDYVDYHFQFEEEFMRQIGYPDLEKHWEIHKNFRNEVYRICREHIEGTIILNSEIMDMIRHWLIEHIVKQDTRIMEFLLTRSGKTIPAEIESL; encoded by the coding sequence ATGAAACTTCAGTGGAAAGATGCCTATAGCGTAGGCAACGAAAAACTGGATGAACAGCATAAACATTGGATTAATCTATATAATCAGCTTGATGACGTTATGACCGGCAACAGTCGGGGAGAACTGGGGGCGACACGATCCGGTATTTTGCAGAAAATCTCCGATTATGTTGATTATCACTTTCAGTTCGAAGAAGAATTTATGCGCCAGATCGGCTACCCTGACCTCGAAAAGCACTGGGAAATCCACAAAAACTTCCGCAATGAGGTTTACCGTATCTGCCGCGAACATATTGAGGGAACCATCATTCTCAACAGTGAAATAATGGACATGATAAGGCATTGGCTGATTGAGCATATTGTCAAGCAGGATACCAGGATAATGGAATTCCTCCTGACGCGGTCCGGAAAGACCATTCCGGCGGAAATAGAATCCCTATAG
- a CDS encoding M23 family metallopeptidase, translating to MLFPYLQYIEECNSFVIGETEYYLYPGMEFGSREKWWPDSGLRPTRHEGIDLCYYKDETGKECAFSPKTLVPVMASGRIVAICRDFLGYSLFLDHEYEQRLRFCSIYAHIIPFDLLAVGERLSAGQTIGTVADTTGRKNRMPAHLHLSLMRVDKHIAPENFDWNLMHGSQVELLDPLKMVASERIHFPSRRKFRS from the coding sequence ATGCTATTTCCCTATTTGCAGTATATCGAAGAGTGCAACAGCTTCGTGATCGGAGAAACCGAATATTATTTATATCCGGGAATGGAGTTCGGCAGTAGAGAGAAGTGGTGGCCGGATTCCGGCCTTCGCCCTACCCGGCATGAAGGGATCGACCTCTGTTATTATAAGGACGAAACGGGAAAGGAGTGCGCCTTCTCTCCAAAAACATTGGTTCCTGTCATGGCATCAGGCAGAATTGTGGCCATATGCAGGGATTTTCTCGGCTACTCATTGTTTTTGGATCATGAATATGAACAGAGATTGCGTTTTTGTTCGATTTACGCACATATTATACCCTTTGACCTCCTTGCCGTGGGGGAAAGGCTGAGTGCGGGGCAAACAATAGGAACCGTAGCCGATACCACGGGCAGGAAAAACCGGATGCCCGCCCACCTGCATCTTTCCCTGATGCGGGTTGACAAACACATTGCTCCTGAGAACTTTGACTGGAACTTGATGCATGGTTCGCAGGTTGAACTGCTGGACCCTCTAAAGATGGTTGCTTCAGAAAGGATACATTTCCCCAGCCGAAGAAAGTTTCGTTCGTAA
- a CDS encoding AhpC/TSA family protein: MAELRKQHSSFIEKNAEVAVVGTGSIAQLKEFSQIIGFSGRLFTDPFRQSFKLLGLTGEVEGIMSLEPLTTAYSALRSGFTPESPGNFLQLNGAVIVTPEESVPYLFRSTAAGENPPVSELLSALP; encoded by the coding sequence ATTGCTGAACTTAGAAAACAACACAGCTCCTTTATCGAAAAAAATGCAGAAGTGGCTGTTGTCGGAACGGGATCCATCGCCCAATTAAAGGAATTCAGCCAAATTATCGGATTCAGCGGCCGGTTATTTACAGATCCTTTCAGACAATCTTTTAAGCTGCTTGGTTTGACCGGCGAAGTTGAAGGGATTATGTCCCTCGAACCACTTACGACAGCATATTCGGCCCTGCGTAGCGGCTTTACCCCGGAATCTCCCGGGAACTTTCTTCAGTTGAACGGAGCTGTTATAGTCACACCTGAAGAGTCCGTTCCATACTTATTCCGCAGCACGGCAGCAGGAGAAAATCCTCCGGTATCTGAACTCCTGTCAGCACTTCCGTAA
- a CDS encoding HAD family hydrolase → MKEKIQIIFTDLDGTLLNRDKKISRVNYARLEELGRHKVVRVIATGRSLYSFRCLFPDQVPADYLIFSTGAGIVDLNTKELIYSANIGKHDIRKISSYLQEQQADFMVHHTVPDNHRFFYWGDVLSNSDFKRRIDLYRVYAQEFTSLESLPESSAQIIAIFSEDPVQFNLVKVGLGDYQITRTTSPLDGKSIWMEILPSHVGKGAAAAWLCSRLKLDRRFSVGIGNDYNDLSLLQFTEHSFVVAEAPQEMLENFPATCSHDDDGFHHAIRIVLEL, encoded by the coding sequence ATGAAAGAGAAAATTCAAATAATCTTCACCGACCTTGACGGCACCCTCCTCAACAGGGATAAAAAAATCAGCCGAGTCAATTATGCCCGATTGGAGGAGCTTGGCAGACACAAAGTGGTGCGAGTGATAGCTACCGGCAGATCACTCTATTCCTTCAGATGTCTGTTCCCTGACCAGGTGCCTGCAGATTATCTGATCTTCTCCACCGGTGCAGGTATTGTCGATCTTAACACGAAAGAACTGATATACTCGGCAAATATAGGAAAACACGACATTCGCAAGATTTCCAGTTATCTGCAGGAGCAGCAGGCGGATTTCATGGTACATCACACCGTTCCCGATAATCACCGTTTCTTTTATTGGGGCGACGTCCTTTCAAACAGTGATTTCAAGCGCAGGATCGACCTCTACCGAGTGTATGCTCAGGAGTTCACCTCTCTGGAATCGCTGCCCGAAAGCTCGGCGCAGATCATCGCCATCTTTTCGGAGGATCCGGTACAGTTCAACCTGGTGAAAGTGGGACTTGGAGACTATCAGATAACCAGGACGACTTCTCCTCTGGACGGCAAGTCGATCTGGATGGAAATATTGCCCAGCCATGTCGGTAAAGGTGCTGCTGCAGCCTGGCTCTGCAGCCGGCTCAAGCTCGATCGACGTTTTTCTGTAGGAATAGGAAATGACTACAATGACTTGAGCCTGCTGCAATTTACAGAACACAGCTTTGTCGTTGCCGAGGCGCCGCAGGAGATGCTTGAAAATTTCCCGGCAACCTGTTCACATGATGATGACGGCTTCCACCATGCAATTCGTATTGTGCTGGAGTTGTGA